A single window of Lysobacter oculi DNA harbors:
- a CDS encoding 4Fe-4S dicluster domain-containing protein, giving the protein MSKKIPLDVVDDAGNSYYVSERKIYAREVSGRFDRLRKIAVWVLLGMFYVFPWINWAGRQSVLFDLPARKFYVFGLTFWPQDFIFLAMLLIMAGLLLFFVTAIAGRLWCGYACPQTVWTEIFMWIENAIEGDRGRRMKLDQMPWNREKILKKGSKHIAWALFALWTGFTFVGFFTPIRELFERAPLIASGWQWGGWETFWVFFYALATWGFAGFLREQVCKYMCPYARFQSAMFDRNTLIIAYDPMRGEPRGPRKRGLQSVLERGRGLLDKVQAYDFVFRASGHAVAADSAAQARGHTGMAEFHPVREPLPKFPAEELGDCIDCTICVQVCPTGIDIRNGLQYECIACGACIDACDEVMDKMGYPRGLIRYSTQNAIDNKTTHVLRPRVIVYALLLGGIFAAWAWGVTHRKPLIVEAMRDRNALYRVVEGGETENGYTLRVVNKDNVARTYVIDVKNADGVRMGSGPLTVEAEPEEVLTLPVSLRAPATVKGAKTVQFEVKSTDGKASQQIDSKFFGPM; this is encoded by the coding sequence ATGAGCAAGAAGATCCCGCTGGACGTCGTCGATGACGCCGGCAATTCGTATTACGTCAGCGAGCGCAAGATCTACGCCCGCGAAGTCAGCGGACGCTTCGACCGCCTGCGCAAGATCGCGGTCTGGGTACTGCTGGGCATGTTCTACGTGTTCCCGTGGATCAACTGGGCCGGCCGCCAGTCGGTGCTGTTCGACCTGCCGGCGCGCAAGTTCTACGTCTTCGGGCTGACCTTCTGGCCGCAGGATTTCATCTTCCTGGCGATGCTGCTGATCATGGCCGGCCTGCTGCTGTTCTTCGTGACCGCGATCGCCGGCCGCCTGTGGTGCGGCTATGCCTGTCCGCAGACGGTGTGGACCGAGATCTTCATGTGGATCGAGAACGCGATCGAGGGGGATCGCGGCCGCCGTATGAAGCTGGACCAGATGCCGTGGAACCGCGAGAAGATCCTGAAGAAGGGCAGCAAGCACATCGCCTGGGCGCTGTTCGCGCTGTGGACCGGCTTCACCTTCGTCGGCTTCTTCACCCCGATCCGCGAGCTGTTCGAACGCGCGCCGCTGATCGCCAGCGGCTGGCAGTGGGGCGGCTGGGAAACCTTCTGGGTCTTCTTCTACGCGCTGGCCACCTGGGGCTTCGCCGGTTTCCTGCGCGAACAGGTCTGCAAGTACATGTGCCCGTACGCGCGCTTCCAGAGCGCGATGTTCGACCGCAACACCCTGATCATCGCCTACGACCCGATGCGCGGCGAACCGCGCGGCCCGCGCAAGCGGGGCCTGCAGAGCGTGCTGGAACGGGGACGCGGCCTGCTCGACAAGGTGCAGGCCTACGACTTCGTGTTCCGCGCCTCGGGCCACGCGGTCGCCGCCGATTCCGCCGCGCAGGCGCGCGGGCATACCGGCATGGCCGAGTTCCACCCGGTTCGCGAGCCGCTGCCGAAGTTCCCCGCCGAGGAGCTGGGCGACTGCATCGACTGCACCATCTGCGTGCAGGTCTGCCCGACCGGCATCGACATCCGCAACGGCCTGCAATACGAGTGCATCGCCTGCGGCGCCTGCATCGACGCCTGCGACGAGGTGATGGACAAGATGGGTTACCCGCGCGGGTTGATCCGCTATTCCACCCAGAACGCCATCGACAACAAGACCACGCATGTCCTGCGCCCGCGCGTGATCGTCTACGCGCTGCTGCTGGGCGGCATCTTCGCGGCCTGGGCCTGGGGCGTGACCCATCGCAAGCCGCTGATCGTCGAGGCGATGCGCGACCGCAACGCGCTCTACCGCGTGGTCGAGGGCGGCGAGACCGAGAACGGCTACACCCTGCGCGTGGTCAACAAGGACAACGTGGCGCGCACCTACGTGATCGACGTGAAGAACGCCGACGGCGTGCGGATGGGCAGCGGGCCGCTGACCGTCGAGGCCGAGCCCGAGGAAGTGCTGACGTTGCCGGTGTCGCTGCGTGCGCCGGCGACGGTGAAGGGCGCGAAGACCGTGCAGTTCGAGGTCAAGAGCACCGACGGCAAGGCGAGCCAGCAGATCGACAGCAAGTTCTTCGGGCCGATGTGA
- the rnpA gene encoding ribonuclease P protein component, translating into MTPSAPARFPKTARVRLPAQYRRVFENARRVHHPAFTLHVAPPAETDAGATLGLAVSRKVDPHAVGRNRIKRVLRDAFRRHRALMAARALVVVAKPAAGKLDNAALASAFLDTLRRAGALPRPDATGTMRGDSLPQHPGPRDRPDMSTPE; encoded by the coding sequence ATGACACCTTCCGCACCCGCCCGTTTCCCGAAAACGGCGCGGGTGCGTTTGCCTGCGCAGTACCGGCGTGTGTTCGAGAACGCCCGCCGCGTCCACCATCCCGCCTTCACCCTGCACGTGGCGCCGCCGGCCGAGACCGACGCCGGCGCGACGTTGGGCCTGGCGGTCTCGCGCAAGGTCGATCCGCATGCGGTCGGCCGCAACCGCATCAAGCGCGTGCTGCGCGACGCCTTCCGTCGCCATCGCGCGCTGATGGCGGCCCGCGCGCTGGTGGTGGTGGCCAAGCCCGCCGCCGGCAAACTCGACAACGCGGCGCTGGCAAGCGCCTTCCTCGACACCCTGCGCCGTGCCGGCGCGTTGCCGCGTCCGGATGCGACCGGCACAATGCGCGGCGATTCCCTTCCCCAGCACCCCGGGCCGCGCGATCGGCCTGACATGAGCACGCCTGAATGA
- the ccoN gene encoding cytochrome-c oxidase, cbb3-type subunit I, with amino-acid sequence MDNNPKGFYNDKVVMQFAIATVIWGIVGMLVGVFIAAQLYWPAMTDGISWLQYGRLRPLHTNAVIFAFGGSALFATSLWCVQRTSHVRLISDKLAAFVFWGWQAIIVAAAITLPMGFTQSKEYAELIWPIDVAIAAVWVAYAVLFFGTIAIRKVKHIYVANWFYGGFILAIALLHIVNSLAIPTSWTQSYPVYSGTVDAMVQWWYGHNAVGFYLTAGFLGMMYYFVPKVAGRPIYSYRLSIVHFWALISVYMWAGPHHLHYTALPDWVQGVGMVFSLILLAPSWGGALNGIMTLSGAWHKLRTDPVLKFLIVSISFYMMSTFEGPMMSIKTVNSLSHYTDWTIGHVHAGALGWVAMISLGSIYALIPWLTQQKSMFSTKAVDLHFWLHTVGVVFYIASMWIAGVMQGLMWRATNADGTLTYSFVEALNATYPYYLGRLLGGLLVLAGMGVMAWNVVKTLRAANAVTAPQPVLPPHASEARA; translated from the coding sequence ATGGACAACAACCCCAAGGGTTTCTACAACGACAAGGTGGTGATGCAGTTCGCCATCGCCACCGTGATCTGGGGCATCGTCGGGATGCTGGTCGGCGTGTTCATCGCCGCGCAGCTGTACTGGCCGGCCATGACCGACGGGATTTCGTGGCTGCAGTACGGCCGCCTGCGCCCGCTGCACACCAATGCGGTGATCTTCGCCTTCGGCGGATCGGCGTTGTTCGCCACCAGCCTGTGGTGCGTGCAGCGCACCAGCCACGTGCGGCTGATCTCCGACAAGCTGGCGGCCTTCGTGTTCTGGGGCTGGCAGGCGATCATCGTGGCCGCCGCCATCACCCTGCCGATGGGCTTCACCCAGAGCAAGGAATACGCCGAGCTGATCTGGCCGATCGACGTGGCCATCGCCGCGGTCTGGGTGGCCTACGCGGTGCTGTTCTTCGGCACCATCGCGATCCGCAAGGTCAAGCACATCTACGTCGCCAACTGGTTCTACGGCGGCTTCATCCTCGCCATCGCGCTGCTCCACATCGTCAACAGCCTGGCCATCCCGACCTCCTGGACGCAGTCCTACCCGGTGTACTCGGGCACGGTCGATGCCATGGTGCAGTGGTGGTACGGCCACAACGCGGTGGGCTTCTACCTGACCGCGGGCTTCCTCGGGATGATGTACTACTTCGTGCCCAAGGTCGCCGGCCGCCCGATCTACTCCTACCGCCTGTCGATCGTTCACTTCTGGGCGCTGATCTCGGTCTACATGTGGGCCGGCCCGCACCACCTGCACTACACCGCGCTGCCGGACTGGGTGCAGGGCGTGGGCATGGTGTTCTCGCTGATCCTGCTGGCGCCGTCGTGGGGCGGCGCGCTCAACGGCATCATGACCCTGTCGGGCGCCTGGCATAAGCTGCGCACAGACCCGGTGCTGAAGTTCCTCATCGTCTCCATCAGCTTCTACATGATGTCGACCTTCGAGGGCCCGATGATGTCGATCAAGACGGTCAACTCGCTCTCGCACTACACCGACTGGACGATCGGCCACGTGCACGCCGGCGCGCTGGGCTGGGTGGCGATGATCTCGCTCGGTTCCATCTACGCGCTGATCCCGTGGCTGACCCAGCAGAAGTCGATGTTCTCGACCAAGGCGGTCGACCTGCACTTCTGGCTGCACACGGTGGGCGTGGTGTTCTACATCGCCTCGATGTGGATCGCCGGCGTGATGCAGGGCCTGATGTGGCGCGCCACCAATGCCGACGGCACGCTGACCTACAGCTTCGTCGAAGCGCTCAACGCCACCTATCCCTACTACCTGGGCCGGTTGCTCGGCGGCCTGCTGGTGCTGGCCGGCATGGGCGTGATGGCCTGGAACGTGGTGAAGACGCTGCGTGCCGCCAATGCCGTCACCGCGCCGCAACCGGTGCTGCCGCCGCACGCTTCCGAAGCCCGCGCCTGA
- the ccoP gene encoding cytochrome-c oxidase, cbb3-type subunit III, which yields MSDWTSSLGSGWSIWIIVLVLINVLGCCWLLWSNSKRRPGDPAPDETSHVWDGDLTEYNKPMPKWWINLFWLTILFSVGYLIYYPGFGAFAGVGKWTSAGEMKKEQAVENKKLEAAFAPFAGKPIDQLAADPKAVTIGKGIFNNTCATCHGSAAKGAVGYPNLTDNVWKWGGTPDDILTSIQKGRDGIMAPWGDVLKGTGGDKAVDYVIAYVRTLSQPGANLQNDFMASQGKKLYDGVCVSCHGAEGKGNTQLGAPDLTDSDWLYGDSTASLRETISNGRHGVMPAHGELLGDTRSRLVGAYVWSLSHGSGTMAAKPAAAAN from the coding sequence GTGAGCGACTGGACCTCTTCCCTGGGCAGCGGATGGTCGATCTGGATCATCGTGCTGGTGCTCATCAACGTGCTGGGCTGCTGCTGGCTGCTGTGGAGCAATTCCAAGCGCCGCCCGGGCGATCCGGCGCCGGACGAGACCAGCCATGTCTGGGACGGTGACCTGACCGAATACAACAAGCCGATGCCGAAGTGGTGGATCAATCTGTTCTGGCTGACCATCCTGTTCTCGGTGGGCTACCTGATCTACTACCCGGGCTTCGGTGCGTTCGCCGGCGTCGGCAAGTGGACCTCGGCGGGCGAGATGAAGAAGGAGCAGGCGGTCGAGAACAAGAAGCTCGAAGCCGCCTTCGCGCCGTTCGCCGGCAAGCCGATCGACCAGCTGGCCGCCGACCCGAAGGCGGTGACGATCGGCAAGGGCATCTTCAACAACACCTGCGCCACCTGCCACGGCTCGGCGGCGAAGGGCGCGGTCGGCTATCCCAACCTCACCGACAACGTGTGGAAGTGGGGCGGCACGCCGGACGACATCCTGACCTCGATCCAGAAGGGCCGCGACGGCATCATGGCGCCGTGGGGCGACGTGCTGAAGGGCACCGGCGGCGACAAGGCGGTGGACTACGTGATCGCCTACGTGCGGACGCTGTCGCAGCCGGGCGCCAACCTGCAGAACGACTTCATGGCCAGCCAGGGCAAGAAGCTCTATGACGGCGTCTGCGTCAGCTGCCACGGCGCCGAAGGCAAGGGCAACACCCAGCTCGGCGCGCCCGACCTGACCGACAGCGACTGGCTGTACGGCGACAGCACCGCCAGCCTGCGCGAGACCATCAGCAACGGCCGCCATGGCGTGATGCCGGCGCACGGCGAGCTGCTGGGCGATACCCGTTCGCGCCTGGTCGGTGCCTATGTCTGGTCGCTCTCGCATGGGAGTGGCACGATGGCAGCCAAGCCCGCCGCAGCCGCGAACTGA
- the yidC gene encoding membrane protein insertase YidC, with protein sequence MNQTRLFLLFAWLMVATLLWMEWGKEQQVAHAPAAAVAQVAAPPAMVPGQPAAAPANAVPVGNVPVAPGQAPVSKAAPSAPEVVASTDVLRLTLDGGSVREADLLRYPQTQDAGSPPVVLFDADPARFYAAQSGWVGVNGAAAPNHQSGFVPAEPGKAYTLGAGQDTLEIPFVWNGPEGVSIRRTYVLKRGSYAVEVRDVATNAGAAPWTGYVYRQLVRVPPQLKSNMFHPESYSFRGATWYSKEGGYERRRFDDYLDDGKLDQTIGGGWLAMLQHHFFTAWIPQADQPALYALDQQGGAASISATGPQFTLAPGQSATTAARLWVGPKQVDLIQAQGVPKLDRAVDYSRFDIFAMLGEGLFWVLSKLHALIGNWGWAIIGLVVLLKIALFPLSNAQYKSAAKMRKFQPRLAQLKERYGDDKQKFQQAMMELYKTEKINPVGGCLPVIPQAIIFMTLYWVLSEAVELRHAPWIGWIEDLTARDPYFILPVLNAAIMIATQHMMPMTPGMDPMQQKMMKAMPIVFGGLLAFLPAGLVLYQVANGGLGLIQQWYMLKKYGDTPAKGAPAKTPKK encoded by the coding sequence ATGAACCAGACCCGCCTTTTCCTTCTCTTCGCCTGGCTGATGGTGGCGACGCTGCTGTGGATGGAGTGGGGCAAGGAGCAGCAGGTCGCGCATGCGCCGGCCGCCGCCGTGGCCCAGGTGGCCGCGCCGCCGGCGATGGTGCCGGGCCAGCCTGCGGCAGCGCCCGCCAATGCGGTGCCGGTCGGCAACGTGCCGGTGGCCCCGGGCCAGGCGCCGGTGTCGAAAGCCGCGCCGTCCGCGCCGGAAGTCGTCGCCAGCACCGACGTGCTGCGGCTGACGCTCGATGGCGGCAGCGTGCGCGAGGCCGACCTGCTGCGCTACCCGCAGACCCAGGACGCGGGCAGCCCGCCAGTGGTGCTGTTCGATGCCGACCCGGCGCGGTTCTACGCGGCGCAGAGTGGCTGGGTGGGCGTCAACGGCGCCGCGGCACCGAACCACCAGTCGGGCTTCGTGCCGGCCGAGCCGGGCAAGGCCTATACGCTGGGCGCCGGCCAGGACACGCTGGAAATCCCCTTCGTCTGGAACGGGCCGGAAGGCGTCAGCATCCGCCGCACCTATGTATTGAAGCGCGGCAGCTATGCGGTGGAAGTGCGCGATGTCGCGACCAACGCCGGCGCGGCGCCGTGGACCGGCTATGTCTACCGCCAGCTGGTGCGCGTGCCGCCGCAGCTGAAGTCGAACATGTTCCACCCGGAGTCCTACAGCTTCCGCGGCGCGACCTGGTACAGCAAGGAGGGCGGCTACGAGCGTCGCCGCTTCGACGACTATCTGGATGACGGCAAGCTCGACCAGACCATCGGCGGCGGCTGGCTGGCGATGCTGCAGCACCACTTCTTCACCGCCTGGATCCCGCAGGCGGACCAGCCGGCGCTGTACGCGCTCGACCAGCAGGGCGGCGCGGCTTCGATCTCGGCCACCGGCCCGCAGTTCACCCTGGCGCCGGGCCAGAGCGCGACGACCGCCGCACGCCTGTGGGTGGGCCCGAAGCAGGTCGACCTGATCCAGGCGCAGGGCGTGCCCAAGCTCGACCGCGCGGTGGACTACAGCCGTTTCGACATCTTCGCCATGCTCGGCGAGGGCCTGTTCTGGGTCCTGTCCAAGCTGCACGCGCTGATCGGCAACTGGGGCTGGGCGATCATCGGCCTGGTGGTGCTGCTGAAGATCGCGCTGTTCCCGCTGTCGAACGCGCAGTACAAGTCGGCGGCCAAGATGCGCAAGTTCCAACCGCGCCTGGCCCAGCTGAAAGAGCGCTACGGCGACGACAAGCAGAAGTTCCAGCAGGCGATGATGGAGCTCTACAAGACCGAGAAGATCAACCCGGTCGGCGGCTGTCTCCCGGTCATCCCGCAGGCGATCATCTTCATGACCCTGTACTGGGTGCTGTCGGAGGCGGTGGAACTGCGCCACGCGCCGTGGATCGGCTGGATCGAGGACCTGACCGCGCGCGACCCTTACTTCATCCTGCCGGTGCTCAACGCCGCGATCATGATCGCCACCCAGCACATGATGCCGATGACGCCGGGCATGGACCCGATGCAGCAGAAGATGATGAAGGCGATGCCGATCGTGTTCGGCGGCCTGCTGGCCTTCCTGCCGGCCGGCCTGGTGCTCTACCAGGTGGCCAACGGCGGCCTCGGCCTGATCCAGCAGTGGTACATGCTGAAGAAATACGGCGACACGCCCGCCAAGGGCGCGCCGGCGAAGACGCCGAAGAAGTGA
- the mnmE gene encoding tRNA uridine-5-carboxymethylaminomethyl(34) synthesis GTPase MnmE, with product MLPTMGEDASPHPRDTLVAIATAAGAGGVGIVRLSGPRAIAIAEAVCGRALPVREACYTRFRDAGGEVIDDGIALVFRAPASFTGEDVAELQAHGSPAVLRQLVDVAISHGARQAGPGEFSARAFDNGKLDLAQAEALADLIAAGSAQAARAARRSLDGAFSREVEALAERLMALRVQAEAAIDFADEPLETLSEARLGATLAGIRSDLAHLLARAEAGQRLRDGLHAVIVGPPNAGKSSLLNALARSERAIVTEIAGTTRDLLRETVRVGDIELTLVDTAGLRETEDAIEREGIRRAHAELAQADLALVVVDARAPDAAEALLAGLAEVPQRLVIHNKADLLDDAAAAMPGDALRVSARDGRGLDALAAAINAIARSDLAAGEGAFSARARHVRALADCGEWLARADGELRAAQPELAAEALRLAQDALGDITGRTLPDDLLGAIFSTFCIGK from the coding sequence ATGCTGCCAACCATGGGCGAAGACGCATCCCCGCACCCGCGCGACACCCTGGTCGCCATCGCCACCGCCGCCGGCGCGGGCGGGGTGGGGATCGTGCGGCTGTCCGGGCCGCGCGCCATCGCCATCGCCGAAGCCGTCTGCGGCCGCGCCCTGCCGGTGCGCGAGGCCTGCTACACGCGCTTCCGCGACGCGGGCGGCGAGGTCATCGACGACGGCATCGCGCTGGTGTTCCGCGCGCCGGCCAGCTTCACCGGCGAGGACGTCGCCGAACTGCAGGCGCACGGCAGCCCGGCGGTGCTGCGGCAGCTGGTGGATGTCGCGATCAGCCACGGCGCGCGCCAGGCCGGGCCCGGCGAATTCAGTGCCCGTGCCTTCGACAACGGCAAGCTGGACCTGGCCCAGGCCGAGGCGCTGGCCGACCTGATCGCGGCCGGCAGCGCACAGGCCGCACGCGCGGCGCGGCGTTCGCTCGACGGCGCGTTCTCGCGCGAGGTGGAAGCCCTCGCCGAGCGGCTGATGGCGCTGCGGGTACAGGCGGAAGCGGCCATCGACTTCGCCGACGAGCCGCTGGAGACCCTGTCCGAAGCGCGGCTCGGCGCGACCCTGGCCGGGATCCGGAGCGACCTCGCCCACCTGCTCGCCCGTGCCGAAGCCGGGCAACGGCTGCGCGACGGCCTGCACGCGGTGATCGTCGGACCGCCGAACGCCGGCAAGAGTTCGCTGCTCAACGCGCTGGCCCGCAGCGAGCGCGCCATCGTCACCGAGATCGCCGGCACCACCCGCGACCTGCTTCGCGAAACCGTGCGCGTCGGCGACATCGAACTGACCCTGGTCGATACCGCCGGCCTGCGCGAGACCGAGGACGCCATCGAGCGCGAGGGCATCCGCCGCGCGCATGCCGAACTGGCGCAGGCCGACCTGGCGCTGGTGGTGGTGGATGCGCGCGCGCCGGACGCCGCCGAGGCGCTGCTGGCCGGGCTGGCCGAAGTGCCGCAGCGCCTCGTCATCCACAACAAGGCCGATCTGCTCGATGACGCGGCGGCCGCCATGCCCGGCGATGCCCTGCGCGTATCCGCGCGCGACGGCCGCGGGCTCGACGCGCTGGCGGCGGCGATCAACGCGATCGCCCGCAGCGACCTGGCGGCGGGCGAGGGCGCCTTCAGCGCCCGTGCGCGCCATGTCCGCGCGCTGGCCGACTGCGGCGAGTGGCTCGCCCGCGCCGACGGCGAACTGCGGGCCGCGCAGCCGGAACTGGCGGCGGAAGCGCTGCGGCTGGCGCAGGACGCGCTGGGCGACATCACTGGGCGCACCCTGCCGGACGATCTGCTGGGCGCGATTTTCTCGACCTTCTGCATCGGCAAATAG
- a CDS encoding FixH family protein, with translation MDGQPRKAYREPMVWLVFGLPAAVVVASIAMLVVGIRQRDGGDVSDSVQRTAQIQQTDLGADERAQALGLRMLLRERDGRIEALPVSGNFPRGQTLRLLAEHPTDRALDRTLMLAPQGAGWLSKEAFEDARVHDWKFSLTPGNESWRLRARMPKAQSAVVLEPAVPAAE, from the coding sequence ATGGACGGACAGCCGCGCAAGGCCTATCGCGAACCGATGGTCTGGCTGGTCTTCGGGCTGCCGGCCGCGGTGGTGGTGGCGAGCATCGCGATGCTGGTCGTCGGCATCCGCCAGCGCGATGGCGGCGATGTCAGCGACAGCGTGCAGCGCACGGCGCAGATCCAGCAGACCGATCTGGGCGCCGACGAACGCGCGCAGGCGCTCGGCCTGCGGATGCTGCTGCGCGAGCGCGACGGGCGCATCGAGGCCCTGCCGGTCTCCGGTAATTTCCCGCGCGGGCAGACGCTGCGCCTGCTGGCCGAGCACCCCACCGACCGCGCGCTCGACCGCACGCTGATGCTGGCGCCGCAGGGCGCGGGCTGGCTGTCGAAGGAGGCGTTCGAGGACGCGCGCGTCCACGACTGGAAGTTCAGCCTGACCCCCGGCAACGAAAGCTGGCGCCTGCGCGCGCGCATGCCTAAGGCGCAGAGCGCGGTGGTGCTGGAGCCGGCCGTGCCGGCAGCGGAATGA
- the ccoO gene encoding cytochrome-c oxidase, cbb3-type subunit II yields the protein MSNDNNTGFTHEKIEKNVGLMVILVTIAVSFGGLAQIVPLMFQAEAVQPLPGVKPYPALELAGRDVYIREGCYNCHSQMIRTLRFETERYGHYSLAGESVYDHPFQWGSKRTGPDLARVGGRYSDDWHRAHLNNPRDVVPESNMPSFPWLEKGHIDAPQLQANMRGLTKVGVPYTQADIDGAPAAVAGKTELDAVVAYLQGLGKHAPKGS from the coding sequence ATGAGCAATGACAACAACACGGGCTTCACCCACGAGAAGATCGAGAAGAACGTCGGCCTGATGGTGATCCTGGTCACCATCGCGGTCTCGTTCGGTGGCCTGGCGCAGATCGTGCCGCTGATGTTCCAGGCCGAGGCCGTGCAGCCGCTGCCCGGCGTCAAGCCCTACCCGGCGCTGGAGCTGGCCGGCCGCGACGTCTACATCCGCGAAGGCTGCTACAACTGCCACTCGCAGATGATCCGCACGCTGCGCTTCGAGACCGAGCGCTATGGCCACTATTCGCTGGCCGGCGAGTCGGTCTACGACCATCCGTTCCAGTGGGGCAGCAAGCGCACCGGGCCGGACCTGGCCCGCGTCGGCGGCCGCTATTCGGACGACTGGCACCGCGCCCACCTCAACAACCCGCGCGACGTGGTGCCGGAATCCAACATGCCGTCGTTCCCGTGGCTGGAGAAGGGCCACATCGACGCCCCCCAGCTGCAGGCCAACATGCGCGGCCTGACCAAGGTCGGTGTGCCCTACACCCAGGCCGACATCGACGGCGCCCCCGCCGCGGTCGCCGGCAAGACCGAACTGGACGCCGTGGTCGCCTACCTGCAGGGACTCGGCAAGCACGCGCCCAAGGGCAGCTGA
- a CDS encoding cbb3-type cytochrome oxidase subunit 3, with the protein MFYGIVTLCLLVLFIVGWVWAWSPRRKRDFDAAARLPLDDQETTARTDAGQRNKEHSP; encoded by the coding sequence ATGTTCTACGGCATCGTCACCCTCTGCCTGCTGGTGCTGTTCATCGTCGGCTGGGTCTGGGCATGGAGTCCGCGCCGCAAGCGTGATTTCGATGCCGCCGCCCGGCTGCCGCTGGACGATCAGGAAACCACGGCCCGCACCGATGCGGGTCAACGCAACAAGGAGCACTCACCGTGA